acctgggttcaaatctagctccaaatcctttccagctgtgtgatcctgggtaagccacttaacctgtttgtttcctcaactgtaaattggggataataatcgAAGTGCAGGgctgtgaagatccaatgaaattatttgtaaagggcatagcacatagtaggtgcttagtaagtgctgCCCCACCCCTTACATTTTACTTGCCTATAGTCCCTGTGATCCAGCTATACTTTGTAGTTCCTCATATAGAATGTGCTCCATCGCTATGCTCTGGGATgatcctcatctccatctctgaaATTTCCCTGCTTTTCTTCAGGGCTCTGCTCAGATCCCAGCTTCTGCAGGCCTTTCCTAGTCCCCTCAGCTTCTAACaccttcctctgagattacctttgcCCTAGTCTGTACATATTTTTTATATACATGGTTGTTTACATGCTGTTTCAGCCATTAGAAATGTGAACTCCCTAAAGGGaggggctatttttgcctttcttcgtatccctggttgcttagcatggtgcctgccttataagtgcttagtaaatgttcattgattgactacAAAAGTCAAATAGTACTTTAGAATTGATATTGTAGGTAAGGAAGGTTTTCTGAGTGCCCACAGCTTCTAGGATACTGCTTATCGAATGGACAGACAGCATATGAGTCAAGGCCTGCTAATATACTGTCAAAATAGCCCAAGTGTAAGGTAATGAGTTTGGTATCAGGTGGTAGAAGTGGACCAAAGAGATGTGTAAGAGATAGACTCTGAAGAGTCTATGAGAACTGGATATGCAGGATAAAGATGATTTCAAGCACAGCCAGCTAGATGAGTGGTGGCCCTGTAGGTGGAAGCAAACAAGCCTACCTGGCTTTGTCCACCATGCCCCAGAACCCTCTTCACCCTGGAAACTCACTCCTGACTGGCAGGTTCCTCCacaacctccattttaaagacgCCCAGGCCATCCACTTATAGCTTCATTTCTCTCCAGGTTGCACTCCTAACTCCTCCTACACTTACTCATCATGCTACTGCCCTGGGTGCCTTCATTTCCATCCTCTTTCCGTCTTCTTTTTATGTTATCTGCTCCCAAGAGATTGTATTGTATAAGCTCTTCAAAGTCAGggccatcttttttttctgcttattatttgtatttctagcactaaGTATAGCATCTGGAACACAGTAATCGCTTAATTTATTAAAAGCTTGTCCGCTTGATTTGGTTTAATTATACCTCAATATGCAGATGATTGAAGTACAAGATGATTTAGCCATTGCTGACATTTTCCAAACTACCTCACACAAAAAATTCCCTAGTGTTGAAGGGGGTGACCAAATGGGCTGAAATATCCTATCAGGATGCTGTGTCTGAGACTAGTAACAAAGTTAAGCAGTTGTACCAACTGTGTATTGTTCAGTAACTAGCCTAATCATTCTTCCCTTGGTCCTGAGATTTAGCCAGTTAACAGCAGCTAGTTACTGTCAGTTTGTTTTTTGACCATAATACAGTTAGTTTCTGAGAAACACCATTTCTGGCAACAAGTTAAATATGTCTGAACTTTTCCTTAGTGTTAGTGCAAATTTTCACAAAATCTAATAGACCCATGTCCTTATCTTGAGCAAATACTCCTGGAGAAGCTGTCTTTGCATTTTAGTTCTACAAAGGGAATAGAGACTTGCAAAAATACTAGAATGAACTGGGAGTCCCTGTATGTTCTAATCCTACCAACTGTATGACTGAGATTAacactagcaaaaaaaaaaaaaaaaaaaaaaaaaaaaagactacctTATACCCTATTCAGGTAGTCACTATAAATGTTATTCAGTCTTGTAAGACTAAATTGTAATTACACATAATTCAgaaaaatgatgcaaatcagATGCCCTTAaataatgactaaacaaaaattgGATGTATCTGAATCGAATTATATCTGAATATTTCACCTTCTTTTAGCTGGGAATGGGAGACAGAGGCTGGTAGATTGCTTCTGcctgggagttctgagctgcagtaaggCTAAAACTGATTGTGTATCTGACACCAATATGATGAGCCCGAGACCAGGTGCTACCAGGTTGCCTGAAGGGTAAATTGGTCCAGGTTGGAAACAGAGCAGATCAACCTTCTGTGGCGATTAGCAGTTGAttcccagtctcaaaaaaaaaaaaatcttttatccTTGTTCCCACTGGCTCAATCATCTCTTatagacaaaatggaaaagatacCTAATTTTAATTCAGAAGAAAGCCCAAATTAGAGTCAGTCAtttttatttagatatcatcactaACACCATTTGACAACATGATGAATGGTAGGCACAAATATGTACCAAGAAGCACACAATCACTAAATGCATGGTTTTTCATATGTAGTTTGCCGAGTACAATATCATAATTCAGTACTGGGTTTAAAGACGacacttattttcttcagtttttatgTGATTTGTAATATCATAATCTTTGCCTAGTCATGCGATGGTAAGAAATTCAAAAGCGGTCGCTTTTTCTTCTGATAATTCCTTTGCAGTGAGATCCATCTTCTCACGGGAGAAATCATTGATAGGGAGGCCTTCCACGAATTTCCAGGATTTATTCTGTTAAGAAGTGATGGCAAGTCATTAACGGTTGATGATTACATGATACTAAGATTTCCTGAATTCCATCTGATCCTGACATCAGGCTCAGGCAACCCTGggcttttctcatctataaaaggagggtgtgtgtgtgtgtgtgtgtgtgtgtacaggggCAAGGGGTAGTTTGGACTTGATAGCTCCTATGATcatagcagctaggtggaatggtggatagagtgctaggccgtcaggatgacctgagttcaaactggcaAATTTCAtggctctaggcaagtcacttatcctctgcttgcctcagttttatcaactgTGAGATGGGTATAACAGTATTTCCCTCTCAGTGTTTTTATGAGGGTCACACGAGatcattagcacagtgcctggaacacaagaGGCACATATAAATATTTGACCAGACTTGGGATCTTACGGGCGTACGGAGCTCCCTTTGAGGAACCTCCTCTAGCTGGCCATGCAGATTGATACCTGAGAATGTAAAAGGGCTGCCTTGGACACCAAGAACTTATGTCCACAGCACAGGGTCGGTCACGCAGCCAGTATatttcagaagcaggacttgaacccagaggcacttgtgctctatctactaccaGAAGTATGAGTAAGCTCTGGGAGGTACGACTacggtgcagtggatggagcattggatgtgagcatcaggaagacctggctctATCACTCAACtgctctcagattcagtttcttcagctggaaAATGGGGACAGTGATAGCAACCACACTACAGCACCAGATGATCAGACGAGATAACCTACACGCAGCTGAAACACTCCATGAATGTTAGCTGTGATTATGTCtcaattttacagacaaggaaactgagtctctgaggtGAAGTGATACTAccaggaagtggcagagccaagatctgaacccaagtcatcCGCCTCCTAACCCTGTGCTCCATCCATGCCAGGCTGGGCTCCCGGTAAGACTTACAAACCAGGACTGGTCAACAGCCCAGCAATCCTGCTGCACCTCTCAAAACTTTCAAGTTTCACTTCTCtagatttaaaatggaaaaaaacacaaaatcacAGTCCAGATATCATTAagtaggggtggggaataggTTTTCTTTCCTCAGAAATCACTGTACTAGGAACTCTGAAGTCAGGCagttatatattaaattaaaatatgtacTGAACTCAAGTAGCATGAGGGAAAAATACTgggcaaatatttaaaaaataagtatttactTAGGAAATATACATTCTCCCAACATTAGCACTGGGACTGATTTGTTATTACTGTTCAGACCCTTGACTGAGATGTATCAGGTCCTCTGAGGAAAGACACTCTCCCGGCAGAGAGCTGCTGGGACAGTGACTTGAATCAGAGGTCTCCTTGACCCTGAGGACAGATCTCTGTCCACCACACCAAGCTTCCTCTCACTGGGGCAAATCTActctaattgattttttaaatcttttttattttgagcttaaatactaaaacttaaatacacaataagaaaagaaaaagaaacattagctTAAATATAgactaagaaaaggaaaaaaaaagctgtcaggtgcatagcagaatgtaaaaggattcaaaatatatagcaataaatttccatttcaagaaagcttatataataaaatgtaagtattatgttgagagctgtccatcttttctttgcttccttgtaagtttttcTAACTGATTTCCAAGACAGTAATAGAGACCTTTTGCTGCATTAGTACAGGAAAATGCTGTTCTGTAGGCATCCAGTATCAAGGCTTAATTTTGATTCAGACTGAGGAAAATCTtatttggtaaaggagacacttCAAGTTAACTTACAACATAAGACACAGAAACCAGTTGCAGGTACAAGAAACTTACCTTGATGACAACAGGGAAGGAGTAGAGCAAATCATCAGGGATTCCATAGGAATTGCCATCAGAGATGACTCCCATGGAAACAAATTCTCCCTGAAAACAATATGACAATTTATTGAGACATAGTGCTAgctctttttccctccttgagCCTCACATTCAAGTTTATTGCATTTGTTAATACAATTTAAAACACTCTCTTGCTACTCCTGTTCCTTAACTAATACACAATACTGTGGATCATATCATGCTAATATATAATACTgtatagggtgtccctaaagtctggacacataggaaaattgatggcagtgtggagttattgcatcgacttcatgtgaatcttgcaaagcacatcaacttttgcatcacaaatgatggaaatcatattgaagatgttatttgttaatattccaattaaataaaatgttgttgaaaatttcattcattttcatttcttgaaaatatgcatttttgcctatgtgtccagactaggaacaccctgtatataatACGGAACTGCCATCACTAATTGGTTACTTCTGAGAAATGCAGGTGACAAATATGCAAATAAAGAAAGGCTAGCTAGTCTATGTAAATTACTCAATGATTACCTCTGGAGTTCCAAACCAGATATCTCTGACATGGTCGCAGATTGCTTTGGCAGCTGACATCGCACTAGACAATTTTCGAGCCTTAATGACAGCTGCACCACGCTGCTGAACAGTCTGTAGTAGGGAGGAAAATGGATTACTTGCTTGTGCTACTCATGTTTCCTATCTATTTAAAGCTGTCACTCACAAAGCAATGAATCAAATGGAAATAGATACTTTACTATTTGAGGAATGTAAACCAGAAAATACTTGAAAGTATAATAATCTAGCTGTCCCAACATAAAAATCCTACCAACAAAGAAAATAGATGGTTTGTAAAGTCTCATAGTAATAACAACTGGACCTACCCTCAAGGCACCCTCTGCCCTGCTGCTGCCGCCATGTTTTACACCAACAATGTGAAAGAGtcctgagaggcagagagacttGACAAGTCCCAGCAATGTCCACTGAGTTATGCTGTTCTTGAAACTGCTACAGCTAACTTTGGTAATAACATCAGACTGGAGGCAATGTGGTTAAACCACACCCACTCTGATGACAATACGATTTGATCCTAACATTTCATGCCATAGGCTACCAATAGTAATCTGTTTTCCAAGACACAACTGCAAGTTTGGAACAAAAGAAGATGGGGAGCAGAAACATGGTCCAAGTTTTCAATGTAATCTATCACTAAATGAGAGTCCCATTTCCTAAGAATTTAGCCAACAACAAAAGCAGCATTCACTCTGTATAATGCTCTGTACTTGGTAGAAAAGAGTGGAGATGGGACACACAGGAATCAAAGGGATCACACCCCAGCATCAAGATATTTACAATCTAGTcagggacagatggatggatggacagatagacagacacacacccacacccacatgcACGACTATGAACACAAACAGCTAATAAGGGTAAACTAAGGATAATCTGTGctgaaagaatgaagaagaaaggatCAAAACCACCATTGGTGAGGAAAGCTTTGCCCATTCTCTACTTCTATCCTGGCACTGATAAGGGAAAAATGAGCTAAGTACCCTTCTAACTGGATGAGTGACCCAATGGACATGTATTTATAGTCTCCTAACTCCCCGAGAGGTAAAGCATAGGAATCATGGCACGTGATCTTCCTCCCAAAGTTCTCTAGAATAGGCTGTCAGGTTCTTCATTGATTTTTCTTACCGTGATAAATTCTCCCTTGAGCCAGCTGTCATCCTTCACAGCTTCATAGACACCAACTTCTTTCCCTTGGAGGTTAACCTTGGCATGGTTCACATCTGGATACTGAGTTGAGGAGTGGTTTCCCCAGATAATGACATTCTTCACATCGTTGGCGGTCAAGCCAAGTTTAAGAGCAATCTAATTTAATATAAAACGTATAGTTTGAGacaaattccttttatttcaAAGTGCTACACATTACTTGAATCTACTTAAGACTAGGACTGAAAGACTTCTGAAGTTTTGAGAGAATATGTTAAGCATTTTGCTGAAATCTGAAAATTACCAGTTTTTGTTGGCAGCCTTCACAATAAGCAGTTTggtatatttttggttttttgtataGTACTCTGAcaaattgatttgatttttaaaaaggatcctCTAAAATATAAGATCAGTGCAAATTCAATTCTATTTTCTATGACTAATGCTATAGTACTACACAGTAATAATTCATAACATCAGAGTCTAACCAGTCCAAGTCCATcactttcagaaaaagaaatgatttgtTGTTCACGGTGACAGTGAAGAGAGGTAATGGCCTGCATAGTGGATGGAGAACCAACCCTGAAACCAAGAAGACCcagttcaagttctgtctctgacacatactgactatgaCCTCAGGACTTCCTAAACTTTCCACTCAAGACCCCTCAGCTCTTCTtcaactgtgggtcacaacccaatttaagaagccctggactatgtgacccagggcaagtcacttaaccactcagtacCCCAGGCACCCAAGACTGGAAAAGTTTTGGAGAAGGTGCTGATATACATCAGTAGAGGGTGTTTGCTCATTCAGGAATTCCTTATACCATAGAAATCCCAGGTCTAGAGCCTATCTTTATAGTTTTTGTGTTGTGCATCATATTCTAATTCTCTGAAAATTTAGAACTTCAAATATGGTATAAATGGCAAGTCAACCAGAAGATTCCCTTTCTTATCCAAAATAGGAACGTATAGTGCAATGAAAAGCACATGGAGAGCTAAGTTCTGATACAATATACTCTAGAACCAGTGTCATGACTAGCTCATCACAAATGCTTGGATGACTCATGTGACTTCCTAGCCTCGTTTCCCCATCTGCAGAAGGAGAGGGCTGGACGAGATATCTCAAAAGGCCTGTCAAGCTCTAAGAATCCTTGGCTTCACATTTTGAGAGCATGAGAAACCTAGTCTTTCAAAAGAGTTGAAAAGACGGCTAAGCATTCTTGATCTCAATGGTAATCTcctgaaagaatttttaaattgtgCATTTGAACTACACTGATATTTGTTGATGTTAGTTTGGTAAACATTCACTAAAATGACATTAAACACAATTCTGTACTCTTGATCCTTCCTAACCTGGACCCCTCCTACCTTTGTAGTTTttcttcttacacattatttcTTTCTACACGTGCTAGAGACCAAGCACGCTAATTTGCTGTTCCTCATGTCCAACATTACCTCTCCCAAACTACGTGCCTTTGCCCTGTCTGTCCCccagttctctctccctcctgaccTTCACCTTGTGGAAtgcctggcttctttcaaaactcTGCTCAAGTGCCCCTtgctacatgaagccttccctgatccccttgGCCACTAGTGCCCAGTCTCCTTAATCACCTGTTATTCCTTCCGTATGTAGTTGTACATACGAACGTGttgtttccccaattagaatgtaagttctgtgACGGCAGAGCCCTTTTCACTTATGTCCTGGTGTTAGCCCAGGACCTTGCATATAAGATGCCTCCTCAATGCTCCTGGATTGATTTTTCTCTTGTCTCCCCACATGTCTCTTTGCTCCAGTTGGCTGGGAGCGTGGAAGAAGAACTTTGGTCCATACTGCTTATGTTCTGGATTCACCTTTACTCCTCTGAGATCTCCCAGGCACAAGTGAGTCTGCCAGAACAGCAGAGGTGGGCCAGGTGATATGGACAGCAGGGTTTTAAAAGGACTTGCCTTTGGGGGTCAACATTAAAATATCCATTCACAGCTAACTGTTGCTCACTTGTCACTAGCTCACATTCACAGCTAACGGTTGGCTCAATAGTAATAAGGTCATGTATAACTGGAACTTCATTAATGGTCACATGGACTCTGCCTAGCAGCTTCTGTGCTGAAGAAACTCTCCACATTGTGACTAGGCAGCTGGCTGCTGCTGACAGCTACATGCACATCCCTGCGTCTTGAGGATGACGTAAACCTGCCACACTGCTAACTATGTAGGCCCACACATTCTGAAGATAGTTATTGGATAGCCAAGTCTAGAAAGTTCCCCGAATGCCAGAGCAAAGGTTTCGGGATGGTAACAGTTCATGGGAGAGAAACATATTGTTTTTAGCTTCTTTTCTCACTGGCTTATTGTGTAATCTCAGATCTAGAAGGGACATACATGACAGATGGAGTCtgtccccctttcccccccatattttacagatgtgaaaactgaggcctagaggagtGCCCTGACTTGTGCAGGATCACAGTTagggtctgaggaaggatttgaatctaagtcttcctgactgcaagtccaatGGTCTATTGCCACAGCATGCTGTTTAGAAAGAAAACTTTCTCTTGGGAAAagagacaaagcaaaaaacaCAGCCCCTGTCTTAAGGTGCTATTATCCTAGTGAAAGAGTATATTCCACCTCCTCTTACCCACTCTCccaaggcagctagatggagcataGGGCCTAGAGTCACCTTAGACAAtgactagctctatgaccctggagaagtcatttaacccagtagtgtcaaattcaaatggaaatggggtGCAGAGAAGGGGGCATTAATCTGTATAAAAGGCTCCTCCTAGGCTGCATATTGGCGCATTTTTGTTTATTTCGtcaaatgtttcccaattacattttaatctggtgtgGGCTACATACTTAACACCTCTGACAACAACAGTTTTAGTCACCGAGACAAAAGAAGTTGCCCAATAAGACGGGGATGTTTGAAGTGACTCTAATAATGCAAATTAGCAGTCTGAGCAACTTCAACTTAATAAAGCAAATCTGCAGATGGCGTCCTTCTTGTGATGAAGTGGAGCTGCCCCCTGCTGCCTCCCAGACTTCCTCTCCGGGCACTAGAACAGACTGTGGCCcaaagagggggtggggggaaccagGCTCTGCATCAttctcctcttcaaaaaggaaagcTCTCGGTTTATTTGGCAGACTGCACAGCCtatcaatctttttttaaaaaaggatcagCATAGGTTAGAGATGCCAGCACTGATCTGGGGATAAGACCTTGCCAGAGGAGAAGGCTGAGGAACTATTTGAAATGAAGAGAACATAGCCCATCCTAAGAAGATTCGGCTAAACTAGCTATAGAGGAGGTTACTTACTACCACTACAATGAACAGGCTTATTTAAGCACCTTTACTTATGGTAAGAAAACTACTTAGCatcaatttaaattttaaaactatagATTGCAACATAGAAACTTCCCCAGAAAATGTTTTACTACTTGCCAATCTAGAAAGTAACAAAATATTTGGAATGGTTAGTAGGCAACTTTGCTCATTGGAATTTTTTAAGTTGAAAGGAGGTTAATAAGAAAATGGCTGGCCTAGGACTCAGTTCTGCTCACCTGAGACTTAGCTCGGTTGTGATCCAGACGGGTCAAACAGCTGAAATTCTCCTTGGGTATTGATGGGGCCATCTTGGAAGCTGTCAGGCAATTGGTATTGGCTGGATTTCCAACAACCACAACCTggcaaagatggaaagagaaagagggaagagtgaATCATAAGTACCAAAATCTTGATGAACTGGAATAGTCTTCTCAGATAATGACTAGAGGTAAATTAGCTGGTGTactggataaagtactgggcctggaatctggaagacctgagttcaaatctggcctcagatacctactagctgtgtgaccctgggcaagtcacttaaccctgtttgcctcagtttccttatctatcaaatgagctggagaaggaaatggcaaaccactccaggagctttgtcaaaaaaaaaaaaaaaaaaacccaaatggggtcacggagaatcggacactactgaaacagctcaacaacTACAGAAGCTCGTGGAGGAGAGACCTGATGATTATTTGTGAAATGACAATCACAAAGTTCACAGGAACTACCACAAAAGGTGCACTGAAATATAGAAGACTCCACATCTCTAACAGAAAAATGGATCCATGCACAAAACACTATTTCTTGTGGCTACTTTCTAAGAAATCAAATTTTAATTGGTTAATGTCTAAATAAAGGCAATGTATCTGGCTCTGAGGAAGTCAGTACAAAAAAGGTGGAGACAGACTTCATAATTATGGCACTGATCTTTGGGCCATCTCAATTTAATGAAGCAATCTGAAACTATATCCTTCTTCAAAAGACAGcatcttcccaccccacccccctccccaaaagaatACTTATTACAGTCCTCAAGGAGTtaggaagtaagaaaaaaaaactttttgggaAGTTCAAAAGAAGAATTCAGAAGGCAATTAAAACAGAGCACTATACAATTAGCTTCATTAAATGACATACGAAATAACTTCTTTTAGCCTTTTGGGAGGAAGTAT
This region of Trichosurus vulpecula isolate mTriVul1 chromosome 3, mTriVul1.pri, whole genome shotgun sequence genomic DNA includes:
- the MDH1 gene encoding malate dehydrogenase, cytoplasmic, whose translation is MGEPVRVLVTGAAGQIAYSLLYSIAKGDVFGKDQALVLVLLDITPMMGVLDGVVMELQDCALPLLKEVIATDKEEVAFKDLDVAILVGSMPRKEGMERKDLLKANVKIFKSQGQALEKYAKKSVKVVVVGNPANTNCLTASKMAPSIPKENFSCLTRLDHNRAKSQIALKLGLTANDVKNVIIWGNHSSTQYPDVNHAKVNLQGKEVGVYEAVKDDSWLKGEFITTVQQRGAAVIKARKLSSAMSAAKAICDHVRDIWFGTPEGEFVSMGVISDGNSYGIPDDLLYSFPVVIKNKSWKFVEGLPINDFSREKMDLTAKELSEEKATAFEFLTIA